In Capra hircus breed San Clemente chromosome 26, ASM170441v1, whole genome shotgun sequence, the following are encoded in one genomic region:
- the WNT8B gene encoding protein Wnt-8b, which translates to MLVKPSACIFLFTCVFQLSHTWSVNNFLMTGPKAYLIYSSSVAAGAQSGIEECKYQFAWDRWNCPERALQLSSHGGLRSANRETAFVHAISSAGVMYTLTRNCSLGDFDNCGCDDSRNGQLGGQGWLWGGCSDNVGFGEAISKQFVDALETGQDARAAMNLHNNEAGRKAVKGTMKRTCKCHGVSGSCTTQTCWLQLPEFREVGAHLKEKYHAALKVDLLQGAGNSAAGRGAIADTFRSISTWELVHLEDSPDYCLENKTLGLLGTEGRECLRRGRALGRWERRSCRRLCGDCGLAVEERRAETVSSCNCKFHWCCAVRCEQCRRRVTKYFCSRADRPRGGAAHEPGRKP; encoded by the exons GTCAGTGAACAATTTCCTGATGACTGGTccaaag GCTTACCTGATCTACTCCAGCAGCGTGGCAGCTGGTGCCCAGAGTGGAATTGAAGAATGCAAATACCAGTTTGCTTGGGACCGCTGGAACTGCCCTGAGAGAGCCCTGCAGCTGTCCAGCCATGGTGGCCTTCGCAGTG CTAATCGGGAGACAGCGTTTGTGCACGCCATCAGTTCTGCCGGGGTCATGTACACTCTGACTAGAAACTGCAGCCTTGGGGATTTTGACAACTGTGGCTGTGATGACTCCCGCAATGGGCAACTGG GGGGCCAAGGCTGGCTGTGGGGAGGCTGCAGCGACAACGTGGGCTTCGGAGAGGCAATATCCAAGCAGTTCGTCGATGCCCTGGAGACAGGACAGGATGCTCGGGCAGCTATGAACCTGCACAACAACGAGGCCGGCCGCAAG GCGGTGAAGGGCACCATGAAACGCACGTGCAAGTGCCACGGGGTGTCTGGCAGCTGCACCACGCAGACCTGCTGGCTGCAGCTGCCGGAGTTCCGAGAGGTGGGCGCGCACCTGAAAGAGAAGTACCACGCAGCTCTCAAGGTGGACCTGCTGCAGGGTGCAGGCAACAGCGCGGCGGGCCGCGGCGCCATCGCTGACACCTTTCGCTCCATCTCCACGTGGGAGCTGGTGCACCTGGAGGACTCCCCGGACTACTGCCTGGAGAACAAGACGCTAGGGCTGCTGGGCACCGAAGGCAGAGAGTGCCTGCGGCGCGGCCGGGCCCTGGGCCGCTGGGAGCGCCGCAGCTGCCGCCGACTCTGCGGGGACTGCGGGCTGGCGGTAGAGGAGCGCCGCGCCGAGACCGTGTCCAGCTGCAACTGCAAGTTTCACTGGTGCTGCGCGGTGCGCTGCGAGCAGTGCCGCCGGCGAGTCACCAAGTACTTCTGCAGCCGCGCGGACCGGCCACGGGGGGGCGCGGCGCACGAACCCGGGAGAAAACCCTAA